GCAGGACCCCAACCGGCCGATCGGCTCCTTCATCTTCCTGGGCCCCACCGGCGTAGGGAAGACGGAGACGGCGCGCGCCCTCGCCGAGTTCCTCTTCGACAGCGAGGAGGCGATGGTGCGCATCGACATGAGCGAGTACATGGAGAAGCACGCCGTGTCTCGCCTGATCGGCGCGCCCCCGGGGTACGTGGGCTACGAGGAGGGCGGCCAGCTCACCGAAGCCGTGCGGCGGCGCCCTTACTCGGTGGTGCTCTTCGACGAGATCGAGAAGGCGCACGCCGACGTCTTCAACGTCCTCCTCCAGATCCTGGACGACGGGCGGGTGACCGACTCGCAGGGGCGGACGGTGAACTTCCGCAACACGGTCATCATCATGACCTCCAACATCGGGAGCCCGCTGATCCTGGAGCGGTCGCGCCTGATGGAGACGCCCGAGGGCGCCGCGGAGGTGGAGACGGCGGTGCTCGGCGAGCTGCGGCGCCACTTCCGCCCGGAGTTCCTGAACCGTGTGGACGACATCATCGTGTTCAAGCCGCTCGGCACGGCGGAGCTCACCGTGATCGTGGACCTGCAGCTGCGCCGGCTGGAGCGGATGCTGGCCGACCGCAAAATCACGCTGCAGGTGACCGACGCGGCCAAGCAGCTGATCGCGGAGGAGGGCCACGACCCGGCGTACGGCGCGCGCCCGCTGAAGCGCGCCATCCAGCGCCTGGTGCAGAACCCGCTCGCCATGCGCGTCCTGGAGGGCGAGTTCGGCGACGGCGATACGGTGGTGGTGGACCGGGAGCCGGGCTCGCACCAGCTCGTGTTCCGCTCCGGTGCTGAGGCTCCGGTGGAGGTGGCGGCGTAAACGGCGGGTCTTACGCGGAGGCGCGGGGAGAGATCTCCGAGCCTCCGCTTTTTTGCGCCGTGACAGCCGTCCGCACGCGCATTACCTTGCGCCGCGACAGCCCTCCCACCGCACCCCTCCAATCCAGGCCCGCCATGACCCTCCGCATCGCGCTCTGTCTGCTGCTCGCCGCCTGCGCGGCCCCGCAAAACGAGGACGCCGACACCGCCGCACCGCAGGGCGTGGTGCGGGTGACGCAGGAGAATTCGGGGAAGACGGTGACGCTCCGCACGGGCGGGCGCATGGAGGTGGCGCTGGAGTCCAACGCGACGACCGGGTACTCCTGGCAGCGCGAAGGCGGCGACACGGCCGTGCTCGCGTCCGACAGCTCGCGCTACCAGCCGTCGAACACGCAGCCCGGGCTGGTGGGGGCGGGCGGCACGCAGATCCTCGCCTTCCGCGGGGCGCGGCCGGGGCGCACGCGGCTGGTGCTGGTGTACCGTCAGCCCTGGAACGGCGGCGCGACCAGCGGCCGCCGGTGGGAGGCGGAGGTGGTCGTGCAGCCGTAGGGTTGCGCGGGGCCGCGCAGCAGGTCTACACTTGAGGCACACCCACCCCCGACACATCTCCACGACAAGCGGTTCTCCCGGAGGCCCCGTGCATCTCAGGCGCATCATCCCGCTCGCCATCCTGGTCCTACTCGCCGCGTGCGGCGGCGCGCGTCCTTCCGCGCCACCTCCCGGTCCCAGCGGCGCAGCGGCCCCGGCCGCCGCGGTGGAGCGCTTTCTCCGCCTGGTGGAAGCCAAGAACTACCGCGAGATGGGGCTGGTCTTCGGCACCAAGGACGGCAACATCTACCGGATCGACCCGGCGCGGCAGGTGGAGCAGCGGATGTTCGCCATCGCCTCGATCCTGGAGCACGAGTCGTTCAGCATCGCCAACGAGGAGCAGATCCCCGGCCGCTTCGGCGAGGCGGTGCGCATGACGGTGAACCTGACCAGCGGCCGCCAGCGCAAGCAGGTCCCGTTCACCGCCGTCCGCGCCGGCAGCACCTGGCTGGTGGAGCAGGTGGATCTCGAGCGCATCACCCGCATCGCGTTCTAGCGCGTTCGTGTCGCGGCGGACAATGTGACCGAGCCGGCACCCGGCGGCTGGCTTGCCAGGGCCGCATTGCTCCTGGTGCTCGGCGCATGCGGTTCCTCTCCCCCGCCGCCCACGTGCGACGTAGCCGGACAAGCCCCCGCGGCCGACCTCGAGCTCGCCCGGAGCGCGTGCGAGCGGGCGCGGGCGAGCTATACCGATCTGTTCGGCGTGCCGGCTCCGCCGATGCGGGTCTACCTCTCCGAACGGCCGGTGGTCGGTGCGCAGTTCGAACAGGGTTGGTGGGCGCTCCGCTGGCCCACGTCCGCCACCCTGGAAACGGTGGGAAGGAAGCTGGACTACCCGCCCACGGGCGCGGGGCAGTACGATTCGCTGGAAGGGTGGCTCGCCGATATTCGGGACTCGGTCCTGCCCCACGAGATCGGGCACCTCTTCCTCGCGACGGTGATAGGAGTAACGGATTTGCCCCCAGGATCTGCGCACCACGGCGCGACTCGCGACTACGGAACCCCGCTCCCCGACTGGTTCGACGAATCCGTGGCAATGTGGATGGAGCCACGAGCCAACAGGGATGCACGTCTGGCGCGGGTGATGGGCGCGGCCCAGAGTCCGCCATCAATCGCGGCGGTGCTCGCCACGCCGCACCCGTCGGGCGGTGTTGCCGCAACGCGCTGGCGCAGGACCGTAACGATCCGGACGAATGTCGGCCCCTGTAAGGGTGTGTGCAATCCGGCCGACGACCGGATCCCAAAGATCACGGCTACCGTCGACAGTCTTGGCCGGGCGTCGGTGGACACCGCGTATCTGGATCCCGAGGACGGGAGCGCCCTCGATGCGGGAATGGCCGACACGTTCTATGCGCCCGCCCTCGCGGTCATGACCTACCTGCGTGACCGTGGAGGAGCCGCCGCGACCACGCAGCTGCTCAAGCGCCTGCGGCAGGACATGGCATCGCGCGCCCAGCTCGCAGGCTTGCCTGGCATTCCGAGCGACTCGGCCGCGCTCCAGGCCGACTGGGAGGCGTGGTGGAAATCCACGTCAGAACGCCTCCCCCGCCCCCGCCCCCACAGGGTGCCACCCGGTCAGTACTAGGATCGCAGGACGCTACGGATCGGGGTGCGACGCCTCCAGAAGCTCCACTAGAACGCCGCCCGTGGACTTCGGGTGTATGAAGGCGACACGATGGCCGTGGGCGCCGGCGCGAGGGGTTTCGTCGATGAGCTGGGCGCCCTCGGCGCGGTAGCGGGCGAGCTCGGCGGCGATGTCTCGGACGCGGTAGCACAGATGGTGCATCCCGGCACCGCGGCGAGCGAGGTACTTCGCCACCGCGGAGTCGTCGCGGATGGGGGCCAGGAGCTCAAGGCGGCCGGCACCGGCGCCCACGAACACCACCTCCACCCCCTGGCTTTCGACGACCTCGCGGCCGTACCCCTTCCCTCCGGTGATAGATTCGAAGAGGGGGAGCGAATCGTCCAGGGAATGAACCGCGATTCCAACGTGGTCCAGCGCCCGCTCGGTCATCGGCCCTCGCAGTGACGGGAGTAGTCAACAATCAGGTAGCCGCCAAGTTAGCCCCGCCCCGCGGGCACGGCTACCGGCCTTCGGCACAGGATGGTATAAGATGGCGGACAGCAAGAATGTTGTAGAGATCACCGACGCGACCTTCAGCGACGTGACCGGCCAGGCCGGGCTCTCCATGGTCGACTTCTGGGCCGTGTGGTGCGGGCCGTGCCGGATGGTGGCCCCCATCGTGGAGCAGCTCGCGGACGATTACGCGGGCCAGGTGACGGTCGGCAAGCTGGACGTGGACAACAACCAGCGCAGCGCCGCGCAGTTCAACGTGCGCTCCATCCCCACCATCCTGTTCTTCAAGGACGGCAAGGTGGTGGACCAGGTGATCGGCGCGGTCCCGCGCCCGGCGCTCGAGGCCAAGATCAAGCAGCACCTGGGCACGGCGGCGGTCTAAGCGCTCCGCGGTATCCCGAGCCGGGGAGGGCCTCTGCGCTCTCCCCGGCTTTATAGTGCCCAGTGCCTAGTGCCTAGTGCCTAGTGCTCAGTGGGAACGGAAGTGCGTTAGTGCGTTAGTGCGTGAGTGCGCGGTGTCGGCGCACCCCCACTTTCTGTCATCCTGAGCGACGCGCTTCGCCGTCCTCTCCCGTGCTCCAACCTGTGGCGCGGAGCGAAGGATCTACTGCGCGTGGCGAGAGGCCCGGCCGGTCACGCCGTCCTCTTGCCTCGCCGGCTAGATCCTTTGGTCGCCGCAGGAGTACGGCGTGAGCGGCGGCGTTCCGGGAGGCGGCTCCCTCAGGATGACAAGTGGGGGGAGCACGACATTAGCACTAGGCACTAGGCACTAGGCACTTGGCACTAGGCACTAGGCACTTGGCACTTGGCACTTGGCACTTGGCACTGGCCCTGCTTTTCCGCCTTGCGCGCGGCGACGGAAAGTGTACGATTGGACGTCACCCACTTCCCCCGCGCTCCGCGATGATCCACCACTTCCCGCACGAAGCGGCCTTCCTCCCCCGCACCAAGCTCAGCTACGTCAACCTCCCGGGGATATTGAGCGATGGGAAGCGCGACCGCGCGGCGCGTGTCTCCGGTTTCGTGTGTATCCAGCTGGGGGAGCGGTGCTACCTGATCTTCCTGCGCAACGGCGAGCCCTTCCACTCCGCCCGCCTCCAGGCGGACGAGGGGCGCGGGGCCGCCGCTCTCTCCGAAGTGCTGCGCATCGCGGCCACCGAGAGCGAGCGGGGTGAGGCGGGGCAGATCGCGTACTTCGGCGCGCCGGAGGCCCAACTCCAGGCCATGCTCGCCACGCTGGTGCAGGAGCCGGTGGAGTGGGCCGCGTCGGTCGATTGCACGCGCCCAGAACTCCTCTTTCCGCACCTGCGCCAGCGGCACTTCACGGGCGTGCTGGAGATGACGTCGGCGGGGCGGCACCACTACATGGTCTTCGAGGATGGCGTCTTCCGCTCCGGCTACTTCACGGAACGCGACGGCACCGTCCCCGTGCCGGACTTCGTGCGCTCCGTGTTCGGGGCGGCGGGGGGCGCGCCGCGTGTGATTCCGTATCCCGCGCTCGGCACCCTTCCCGTGCAGGCGGGCCCCGGGCTGGTGGATCTCTACCGCCGCATGGTGGGCGGAGTGGTGCGCGAGCTCTCCTCCTCCCTTGGCCGTGACGCGGCGATGGCGATGGTGCGCGCGGCCCAGACCGAGGTGGGCGGGCGCCTCCCGGCCGCGCGCGCCTTCCACCTGACCGACGAGGGCCGCGTCGTGGGGGACCCCGTGGCGTCGCCGGAGGGGCTC
The DNA window shown above is from Longimicrobium sp. and carries:
- a CDS encoding protease inhibitor I42 family protein; the protein is MTLRIALCLLLAACAAPQNEDADTAAPQGVVRVTQENSGKTVTLRTGGRMEVALESNATTGYSWQREGGDTAVLASDSSRYQPSNTQPGLVGAGGTQILAFRGARPGRTRLVLVYRQPWNGGATSGRRWEAEVVVQP
- the mce gene encoding methylmalonyl-CoA epimerase, whose translation is MTERALDHVGIAVHSLDDSLPLFESITGGKGYGREVVESQGVEVVFVGAGAGRLELLAPIRDDSAVAKYLARRGAGMHHLCYRVRDIAAELARYRAEGAQLIDETPRAGAHGHRVAFIHPKSTGGVLVELLEASHPDP
- the trxA gene encoding thioredoxin encodes the protein MADSKNVVEITDATFSDVTGQAGLSMVDFWAVWCGPCRMVAPIVEQLADDYAGQVTVGKLDVDNNQRSAAQFNVRSIPTILFFKDGKVVDQVIGAVPRPALEAKIKQHLGTAAV